The Staphylococcus simiae genome includes the window CTTTATCTAACAACTCTTTCAAATCGTCTAATTGTGTTTGGTAATCTTTGCTTGGAGCAGCTACATATCCTGCTTCTTCAGCTGACTTACCTTTATCTTCTAGAATAAATTTCATGAAGTTTGACATTACTTTATTATCTTTTAATGCTTTTTCATTTACATAAATATATAGTGGTCTACTTAAGACATAACTACTATCTTGTATTGATTTTTTTGTTGGTTCAGTCGTTTGTCCTTTTGCATCTTTAATTTTAACTTCTTTTAATTTATCTTTATTTTGTTCGTAGAAATTATAGCCGAAGTATCCAATACCTTCTTTGTTTTTTGTTACTGATGATACAATCGCATTGGTATCTGCATTTTTCTCTGCTTTAATATCTTCTTTATTCATTACTTCATCTTCAAAGAAATCATACGTACCATGGCTGGAGTTTGGAGATACCGCGTTAATTTTCTTATCCGGCCATTTACTATCTACATCTTTCCATGTTTTAGCTTTACCTGAGTAAATTTCTTTTAATTGTTTCTTATCAAGTTCATTAACAAAATCATTGTCTTTATTTACTGCTACTGTTACACCATCTTGTGCTACCTTAAATTCTTTATATTTGATATTTTTTGCTGCTAATTTTTGTTTCTCTTCATCCTTGATCGGTCTTGAAGCATCTGCAAAGTCAATATCTCCTGATATGATTTTTTGGAAACCTGCACCAGTACCTGCTTGTCCTGCTGAAATTTTTGCTTGTGGATTTTGTTGTGCCCATTTTTCATTCAATTTTTCAACTATGGGAGCAACAGTTGATGATCCG containing:
- a CDS encoding phosphate ABC transporter substrate-binding protein PstS family protein codes for the protein MKKWQMVGSTVIGATLLLGACGGGNSNKSDLQGQAKGDGSSTVAPIVEKLNEKWAQQNPQAKISAGQAGTGAGFQKIISGDIDFADASRPIKDEEKQKLAAKNIKYKEFKVAQDGVTVAVNKDNDFVNELDKKQLKEIYSGKAKTWKDVDSKWPDKKINAVSPNSSHGTYDFFEDEVMNKEDIKAEKNADTNAIVSSVTKNKEGIGYFGYNFYEQNKDKLKEVKIKDAKGQTTEPTKKSIQDSSYVLSRPLYIYVNEKALKDNKVMSNFMKFILEDKGKSAEEAGYVAAPSKDYQTQLDDLKELLDKEQASKDKK